AATTGTTGGGGATTTCAACGCTCAAAAGATCGCAATCAGAGGTGAGTCTCTAGATGAGTTATGTATTCTAGAATTGGAGGAATGTTTGATTAAATTTAATCAGTTTATAGTATTTGCAATTTTTCATCTCTAAAAATTAATCACACATGTGGTTTGTATGCATCTTCTTGTGATGGTTATCATTTGCTCATTCGATAGTGGGGTAGAGGGCGGGCAGACAGGCAAGCTagcgagcgagtgagcgagCGGTAGAAACAATGAAACCCAGAGACCGAGTGGCATCAGCTGTGAGTGAGCTGACGGGGGAAAGAAACCTGTTCCCAGACCTTGCTCGACcttgaatgaaagggaaagcaaAAAACTACGCTTACATTCCTCTGGTGTATAAATTAATCAGTCTTCTTACGCGTGCACGTCATCACCAGCGAGGCAgtggacagaaaaaaagaaaacctgtTTCTAGAAGTTATCTGGCCTTGActggaaaaaagctgaaaactacgaGGTAGCTAACGTTCCCTTTATGTATAAATCACTAAGACTCATTACGATAAAGTGTCCTTCAGTGTAACGAAACACACAGCAAATACCAGCCTGACCTGACCCGGGCATGAGGTGACGTGACTCAGTGTGACCCAACCTAAACCACCTGAGTCCCGCGTGCCACACATCCCTCCCCCCTTAGGTCACGCGTCCCTGCCTCGCCGCCCTTGGTCAGaccgcaaaacacacacacacacacacacacacacacacagacacagacataatAATAGATGTCACTCGCTGCGCCCTGACCTTGTTGCTAATCAGACGCTTGGATGATGTAAATGTTGCTGTCTTCTTCCGCATGACGATTCCAATTCttgctcttcatcttctttaaatgttttcgttttattatttctttttccttaaagaGCAAAACGGAACattatcttgttatttttttctgaagtcAATAATTATTTTATATAATTTGCTGGATTAACTGTTtgggattttttttaattttattttttctttaaacctGAATCAATCTATAAATATCTTTTACTTCCAAGTCACCAAAcaattcatcttttattttatctttttaactgTAGTGTATTCTTCTCTTAGTCAACCGTTGCCAATGCTGATTATATTGTATGAAGAATCTGTAaacgcctttttttccttctgtctttaaCTATCTCTCAGTAGCGGTGTTAATTGCTGGAGTTTGAAAAAAGGTGAGCGACTCTTAGTAATGTATTCTTCTCCTAGTCAACCGTTGCCAATGCTGATTATATTGTATGAAGAATTTGTAaacgcttttttttccttctatctttaattacttTTCAGTAGCGTTGTTAATTGCTGGAGTTTTAAAAAGGTGAGTGACTTTCTTATCCCTGTGTTTACTCTGCTCACACCGGGATGAGAAATGAGTTTGTTTTGATGTGATGCATTGCTGTGGCAGTCCATCTTTGTAAATAATGCTCGTGTTGATGATGGTTGTTTGTATTGTtactgtgttctctctctctctctctctctctctctctctctctctctctctctctctctctctctctctctctctctctctctctctctctctctctctctctctctctctctctctctcacacacacacacacacacacacacacacacacacacacacacaggcggaaCCGAGGCTGCTCTGTGGTGAGGAAACTCGTTGCTTCCTGTCTTGCCTCAATGCTCCTCGTCCTGCTCTTCCTCACCCTTATTCTTCCCCTCCATATGTAGCATCGCCGTACCCTCCCAGCCATGCAACACTCGCCCAGTCCTGCTCAGCCCCGCCTCTTCTCATTGCTCTCCTTCATCATGCAACTCCACctactcccttttttttctcctgtttcatCGCTTGGTGTCTGTATCTTCCCTGTCCTATTTCCCAGGCTGTGTCTTACTGGTAGAGAAAGATAAAGTTTGTAtttactcccttttttttttgtcctgctTCATCGTTTGGTGTCTGGATCTTCCCTGTTCTATTTCCCAGGCCGAGTCTTACTGGTAGAGAAAGATAAAGTTTGTATTGAACCTTGCCTCCTTGTTTGGTGCCCAGAGTTGCTCGCTTCCACAGTTCTCCCTACGTGGATGAGCAGCCTCGAAACAATGAACTTGTGATGGTAAAGGTGACCTCGATTACGGGACCTGTTTGCTTTATAGGCAAGGTTACCCCACGATTTGTAGTTTGGCCTCACTTCGGTGCTTTACTAAAGGTCAGAAAGCACCAACGTTGCACAACTCGAGTCCAGGAACATGTAAACTTGCAGTGTCTTTCCTTCCTGGCTCCGTGTTGCAAGCcgtcgccgccgctgccgccgctcaCACATTCTTGGCAAGGAAGAGTTAAGTCACACCGCTATTATGCTATTCattgtagtttttgttttgtaacTCGCGCTGCCTAGGAATTGTCAGTGAAGTTCAGATAAGGTCTTCCCTCGACAAGTCAATAAAGATAGATGTTGagcagctattattattattatcattattattattattattattattattatcattattattattattattatcattattattattattattattattattattattattattattattattattattattattattattattattattatcattattactattattactattattattattattattataataataataataataataattattattattattattattattattattattatcattattattatcattattattattattattattattattattgttgttgttgttgttgctattatcattattgttattattgttattaattgttttttagAGATCTCTAAAATGCGTAAATTGTCTCATATAAAAGCGAGCCATTTCAATAGGGGTAAATTTTTGAGTATttctaatttttgttttgttagagAGCTTTGAAATGCATACATTGTCCCAAGTAAAAGCGAACCAATTCAATACAAGTAAATCTCTGAGTAtttatcactttttctttttttctttcaggaaTCTGTGAAGTGCCAAACAAGTGACTGACGAACTGTCActgtattcttctttctttccttcctcgtcacTGCCACTGTCTttcttcacatacacacacacacacacacacacactctctctctctctctctctctctctctctctctctctctctctctctctctctctctctctctctctctctctctctctctctctctctctctctctctctctctctctctctctctctggcacctcCTCGTCACGACCTTGGCACTCTGAAGCCAAAACGTACTCAGAATCCTAAACTATTCTAACCTTGATTTGTGGTggagacatgtgtgtgtgtgtgtgtgtgtgtgtgtgtgtgtgtgtgtgtgtgtgtgtgtgtgtgtgtgtgtgtgtgtgtgtgtgtgtgtgtgtgtgtgtgtgtgtgtgtgtgtgtgtgtgtgtgtgtgtgtgtgtgtgtgtgtgtgtgtgtgtgtgtgtttgtttgtgtgtgtgtgtgtgtgtgtgtgtgtgtgtgtgtgtgtgtgtgtgtgtgtgtgtgtgtgtgtgtgtatgtgtgtgcacgcgTGCTCTCTTATTAGCATTCATGATGTTTTTACGTACAGAATATTTTAAGATGGAAATTAACAAGGAAGAATTGGTACCTTTGgaattatgcacacacacacacacacacacacacacacacacacacacacacacacacacacacacacacacacggcccggtagctgagtggttagagcgctggcttcacaagccagaggaccggggttcgattctccggccgggtggagatatttgggtgtgtttcctttcacgtgtagcccctgtttacctagcagtgagtaggtacgggatgtaaatcgaggagttgtgaccttgttgtctcggtgtgtggtgtgtgcctggtctcaggcctatccgaagatcggaaataatgagctctgagctcgttccgtagggtaatgtctggctgtctcgtcagagactacagcagatcatacagtgaaacacacacacacacacacacacacacacacacacacacagattttaaCTTCATAAGCATTTCCTCTTGTTGACATGTCCTGGGTATAATGAAACCTtttaccatgaaaataaaataaaataaaagacgaagCAGAACCACTGTAGAGTTAATCTGAAACATGGAAAAATATGGTGTTTCTGTCATCTTTCACTCAATATCTtttacttatctacttattcGTCTATTCATACATTCATCTTTACGTCTTTATGTGGTGTATGTTCTTGACAACTCTCCTGCACCAAGCTCACTGTCACATACTTATTTATTCGTCTATTCATACATCCATCTTTACGTCTTTATGTGGTGTATGTTCttgacaactctccttcaccaGGCTCATTGTCACATATAATATTATCGTGCTCTGCCGGTCGACCGCCTCTCCAGTCCTCCCTTAACCATTACCCTATCATGCACAACAATCAACAGCAATAAAAGTAATGTGGAAAATCTTCACAATCATGTACAGTACAAGGAAGAAGGGCTTTATAAAGAATATATTTTCCAGTTTGGACACGTATACAATTGAAACTAGCTTTAGAACAAGATGTTAGAGTGTTTATGGAAATATAGGAATGGAAAAATTAACgattctgtttctgttttgtaTCCATTTCATTACCAAATCCCAGAAATGACGAGGCATGTTTAACTGTTGTAGCTTCTGACCTTTTCCTGCCATTCAGAGCAACCCACTGCCCTATGGAAGGCACTTGTGGTATTTTACTGACGGGGTGGTGACTACGGCAAGATCAAGGTGACAGGAGTGCTTTCTTCACGGCCACACATTAGCAACAGGCCTTCTGGGTGGTGGGACTGGTTGTACATATAGTTGCCTGACGTGAGTGTTTCAGGTAAAAGGCAGTTTGTATAGATTTGTGTTTCTTACCGCTCTCTGGTAGCACCTCGTGGAGTCAAACCAAACATGTCAAGTTGGTAGTGGCAGAAGCATCCGTCCCTACCATTTGTTTTGGCAAGGtcgtcttttcatttttccacagTCGGAGGTCAAGGACTGGAAGACAAATAGTGAACAAAAAGATAGCGAGcgcgagagagaaaagaatgaaagttaGCCAAATGCCGGCCTGCTAAGTGCTGAGACTCATCAAGACCAACAGCCAACTTACTTCCTGTGCTGGCTGAGGCTCTCCAAGCTCAAGTCGTGGTAATTTCACTAAGTCTAGTGCTAATTAACAAATAGGTATAATCAAACAGTATTTTTTAAGTCTTTTGTAGCATTTGATCAATTTTTAATATCTATTTAATGTTATTTTGTCCAATGGCTAACATCCTTTACGCTTGAAGAATATACACAagatttgctttctttttccatctttagtTAATCTCACAACAATTCTTGATGTGCCGCTTTTTTTccttgcaataaaaaaaaaagtaaaagcaatGAAGACAAGAAGCGTGGCACACTTCATGAAATATAGAGAGGTATATAGTGAAACGATCATTTGGATGAATTTTACAGGAGTCGTTTAGTTAATTTGATAGCCCTTGACATGACTTTCCTcttacaaaagagagaaaataataatcaagAAGGGGCGTGACTAACTTGGGGCATACAGAGTAGTTGTGGATGCGTGATGGCTTCCCCTTCAAGGATTATCATGAAGGAGCCGCAGGTAGCAAGGGTGTGACCGCAGTCGGGCAGCAGGAGGTCCTCAGCTCGCCAAGGGTAATCTTAATGGCTCATAAAACACCGAAATGAGTTGTGACTGCCCACACGGCCAGGAGAGTGAAAATGTTGTGTGTTCCAGGGAGAATGCAGTAAATTTTATGAAGAGTTCAGCTTATATTACTGAGAACCAATTTCATGAAGTCAGTACGTGTCAGGTAGAATTCCAATCATTCCAAGGTGATTTCAGTCCATGCCAGGGATAATTCAAACGATACCTGAAAGAACACCAATTTCAAACATGATTCGGTTGTCTATAGAAGCAATTTAGCCAGTCCCAGATAAGTTTCAGTTAatttcaagacaaaagaaaaaaaaagacttaaaagCATGTCAAGAAAAATTCAGTCaataccattaaccccttcagtacaatggcacatttccatattctgcttactatttgatgatgttatacagcttcagaaacttatgtgggggatcaaaatagtgaagactgtggccattaatcttctgacctccatagacccttcgcaatgtcaataaaatggtctaatcgtacacaaatctcaaggtataaatgtgtcctagtagtgaaggggttaaaaattcaGTTGATTTTAAGAACTCAATCGTTTCAGTTGCACGCTTTTGACCACCTGTGAACACTCCTGACAACGAGGAAATCTTCATGGTTGGTATTGTAAGTAATTGTGTCTCTGTCATCTTGTGGAGCAGCAGTCACACCAATGATACTGATGTGGTGCACTGCTTAGCGTCACTCGCTGGACTACACAcacgggaaggaaaagggacatGCAGCTCTTCTCGaatgaaaaagatggagaagaaagcgtgaatgaatgaacgaatgaatgaaggaaaataaggaaaggagagatagataataaatgagtgaatgtatgaacgaatgaatgaatgaaacggTAAGATATTCAGATAATTAGCATGGCCATCTTTCTACCTTTTATCTATCgaactatttattcattcatccatttgttaatttccatctctctctctctctctctctctctctctctctctctctctctctctctctctctctcacgcgtaCACCTATCTATTGTCGTTACTTCAAGATGCAATATTGGTTTATTTACTCAGAACACTCTCAACCCTCGCCTCATCAGTCAATCACCATGCAGTCCCTTCTCCAGCCAGCCACGGAGAGAAACATCAGCAAATAGTCGTGCTACGTGGGGTGTTACGTGGTGGGGTGACGCCGACCATTGAAGCTTTGGGTacgagcaagaaagaaaaaaaagacgagaaagttTAGAGCAGAACGAATGCACCAATGTTTTTCCGCATTGTTCGCAGGAAGAGTATAGGATTAGTTCAATTTTTAGTCACCATTGTGTTGTCCCGGGACACTGCACGGCCTTGAGGAGTCAGTACGCCCCGGTCTCATCCAATATTGACACGAAGGAGATGTATTagcacgtggaggaggaggaggaggatttggcgAAGCGCGCAGTGGTCGATAGATCTGGCAACACTGGGCCGCGACCTTGAAGTGTGCCAGTGAAAGTGGAGTAAGGAAGGAATCACTATGCCTATGTTAAAATCACCTCCGTAAAAGCGTTCAAATCCTTCATTATTGTAGACGGAACACGCTACATGTGGGAATCGAGGCGTGTTTTAGTCTCAGGCACTTCAATTTACATGGGCAAATTGAGTATGAAGCAGTCATCGCTCATTgccgcgaaaaaaaaaaaaaatgtttacttcCGACTTGGTGTGGAggctggggaaggaggaggggaaggaggaggagggggagaaggaagaggagaaggaagaggaggagaggaggaggggggtggtTAGCCGCCGGGGCAATCTTGACGCTGTGTTCTTCCGGAATGAGGCGGGGTCGGATACTTCCCTGTGAGACGGCCGTACGTACAGACACGCACGCGCTAGTAGGgacgggtggaggaggaagagggaagaggaggaggaggaagcacagagaggaggaggaagaggaggagcggggAGGTGTAATCGCCACGGAAGGAAAGGTCGCGACGGGGAATAAATACGacggaagatgaggaggaggcacagTTCCATCCGAGACTTCAGGCAGCTCACAAGCGGGGATAACTGAGTACCATGGTAAGACTTCGCtgccttacacacacccacacctttaaacacacatacaaacacacgctTCTTTACCCAAGCATACCTATTCATACCCCACCCATTCcattcacacatacaaacacaacactTACCTAGAAATACGCAAACCTTTCTACacccacatatatatacacaaatacatacacattcACTGAAACATACCTATTCATACACACCTATACACACACTTGCCTATACACCTCCAAAGCACACCTGTCTGATTCActtacgcattttttttttttaacccacgTGTCTTGCATTCGTGAACTTGATCGAAGCGGACGTAGGATACTAGTGACCTGCCGTTGTTCAGTCTTGCATCTGGTCAACGCGTGAGTTTGTGCGATGAATGGCTGCGATGTTTCTGAattcagtcttttcttttctaaaatGTCATTGATTCATTATATTGTGTATGTTTGCTTCAGTCATTGATTAAATTTGTTTTGTTCTGTCTCGTGCTCTAAGTTAAGCCAGggatttcgattttttttttttttatgtatttgctcTAGTTGCTTGATATGAGTGTGATGTGTAGAGTATATAGTAATCAAGTACTAgatttgtatgtttttattgTAATGCAAGCACTCGGCTCTCACACAGCAAGGGGCATCTCAAGTATCCTCGCCCAGATGTTGACGCAATACCCTGTGAATGGAATTAGTGTTGTgctttcgaaaaaaaaaaaaaagatgaatgaaactaaaaaaaaaaaaaatcaaattgtgCACATCTTAATATCGAGTGTCCTCTATCGATGGTGACGATTGAAGTGTTTCCAGTCAACTACATGGATCTTTTTATCGATGCCCtactcttttttatgtaagaggggaaaactggccaagggcaacataaaaaaaaaaaaaagatccacttagCTTCCAGtcccgagcaggtccgagagagctaACCAAAAtgtagggataaatgtcttgaaagctccctcttaaatgaagtcgtcaagtcataggaagttggaaatacagaggcagttGGGGAGTTGTAGAAatgaccagagaaaggtatgaatgattgtatTGATTGCAAGCATTCCTTATTGGTTGCGGTTCCAGTGTGTTGGACAGTCATGGGTGGAAGTGAAGTAATACGCTGCTATCCTTCCTTCTGTGTTAAGTGTTCCTCTCAGTCTTAAGTCCTTTCAGGCACTAAGAATCTATCAATGGTCAAATTTTATAAGGGAATTATTAGCAGATTAAAAACTTGAGATTAAAAGACACAAAACAGTGGATTTGAGTGCAGAGAGTTGCTTGACTTGTGACCACGACTGTACTggcatactgacacacacacacacacacacacacacacacacacacacacacacacacacacacacacacacacacacacacacacctgtagtaTTGGCGTGTTCCTCCCACTTATTCACGACAGAAAGTAATGAACAAAGAAATCGAAACAAcctaaagaataaaaagaaaaacggtgAAGGTGGTCAAGAAGATAATCCACATTTTTTGAGGGCATCGGGTCGTGAGGAAGTTGCGTACAGGagtcaaagaaaatgaagcCCTCCCTGTTAATGAGTGCTAATCCCTCATGTGCGTGCCTATTGTCATCCTTCGCCGCTCCTTgccacacatctctctctctctctctctctctctctctctctctctctctctctctctctctctctcacctaacgATTAAATTCCTCGtcattctcctttcatctctcgtcTTTAcctactcattcattcattcttttctttcttccaaaccgttaaccaccaccaccaccataacaacaacaataaagataacaatgacCTCACACTGTTGCTGCGTTCCAAAATTCAACAATAGACTCACTCTTCTTTTTAAAATATTCCCTCGGCGTCACGCACTTCGGCACAcacccaccctcaccacccacaccacccgaCACAGCCTGCCTGATGCCTGCCTTGCTTTCCACTCCAGGCGATGCGCAGTCACGGCCAGTTACTTCACCAGATTCACGACCACAATACGTTTAGGTGAAAGTACTCGCATATCACAAACTCAGTGGATTATAACTAAACCCTCCTTGTCCATAATACTGTGGCCCATATTaagaaacgctcttctctctcaccaagactatatttccaaggccacagagatgattagccgggttttcaagagtgtttctccggttaataatgtagaaatcctgtcaatctgcctctaaaaccgtaaaaataccttaaaaagaaaaaaaaaactcgtggaaattcagataaagccttttgaaatgaaatagcggagatgaagcgcagaagggtttgagaatactGTGTCAGGGCCGAGTCTATTTTGGTGGATTTTGAGGTTTGTGGATCAGTGTCGAAGCGTTGTCAGTACATTATACTTGATGCcaacaaaggaaaagagtgtATGGGTtgttggaggagggagggaaaagggattATTGGTATTACAACATGTTTCCTGACCTATATTGTTATGATCTTGCTTTTCTTGATGCTTGTGAttcgttttacttttttttttttttttttttactttaatgtTGGTTGATCATAGGGTTGGTTTGAGGGATGTTACCTACCTTTTTTGTATTactttgctgttgctgttactactactactactactactactactactactactactactactagctctgcttctactactactactactactactactactactactactactactgctactactactactactactactactactagccatggttctaccaccaccaccaccactactactgctgctaccaccaccaccaccaccaccaccactgctgcaccaccaccaccaccaccaccaccaccagccatggttccaccaccactgccaccaccaccaccaccaccaccaccaccaccaccaccaccaccactgctgccactgctaccaccactgctgccactgctgctactaccaccaccaccactgctactgctgctaccaccactgctaccaccactgctactgctgctgctgctgctactgccaccactgctgctgccaccactgctgctgctgctgctgctgccactactgctgctgctgctgctgctgctgctgctgctgctgctgctttctgctactgctactactactactactactactactactactactactactactaattctgtCGTTGTTGTGGTCGGCAGTGGAAGGAAATACTGCTAGTTGGCTTCGCGAGTGTCGCCCTGCGTCAGGCAGAGGCGGACGGAGGAGCAGAGAGCTTGCCCTTCCACGGATTCCTCCCCGTAGAATACATCAGGTGAGTGTGTAttactcctactctctctctctctctctctctctctctctctctctctctaaaatgctCTTGTAACCATGTAATTAAAACTTTTATAGCATTCTTTTTCATTAGCAAGGtttcctccctgcctgtctgACTGTAACCAGCGTTTTTACTTTTCCATGATGTAATGCAACCTGTCGGGTCATCTTCTTTAGTTCGGTTCCGGTTCAGTCACTCCAAAACGCTTAGCTCTACTTTCCGTACTTCTCTCCGTCCAttctttcttgttacttttcatacgataatctctctctctctctctctctctctctctctctctctctctctctctctctctctctctctctctctctctcaatataccaCAAGTGTCATTTGAGCACTTTTTAAATAATCCTAGCTAATCACTCCCCTTATCTACCCATGTTTGCAAGTTCCCCAGAAGTTAGGCGTCACAGAAGAGCCACCATGTTCGACTCATAATGTAACTTAGTATTCATCCATACCACAACACACAGAGTCAGTCTTTACAAAGCTGCAGTAACTCATCATGCAGCGCGGATATAAACTGTCCTTCCCTAGCTCTTGCTGCCCCTGAAGCTAGCCAGGGGAcgcatgtgtgtatgtctttGTTGCCTCTACTCTGTCCTAAGTGTCTGGTGGAGGGAGACACAAGGTTAGTGCCCACGGGAGACTGAGGCGACGGCGAGGACGAGACACGCTGAAGATGGCACCGCGCGACTCCTCCTGCAGCGGTGAATGAGGGCAATTATGATGATTACCTGCTGTCTCGTAGTTATAGTCACTAGTGTATCAACCCAGTAATCCACATAGCTAACATTACGTCTCCACCGAGTACTTAATTGAAGACGATAGACAATAGGATTAATTCACTAAGGGATCGTCACTGTAGGGTAAGCAAGGAGCCCCAACGGCAGAGCTTGGCCTGGCGGGGCTGAGCGGACACACAACAGCGGTGAGCAAACCAATAACGCTGTCATTCCCCTCAGATCCAAACAGCCCCGTGGCGACAACCAGCCCAACGACGTGTACCAACATCTGCAGCCCAAAGCCATCCTGCAAAACGACGAGGACGTGTACTACCCTCCCACCCTCATCGGCTTCGGGCTGGAGCACGGCCAGGACCCTGAAGAACGCGTCTACAAGGTCTACTCCAAGCAAGAGGTCGAGGagttgaggaggaggcaacAGAGCAAGCACGGCAAGCACGCcaagggaggcaagggaggccACCACAGCAAGGGAGATCACGGCAAGGCTATCCACAACAAGCCTGTCCCCCCACCCCCAGCCCCCGATCACCAACAGcagccttccctcccccaccctcctccccaacacaaccaccacctcagtCAAGAGAGGTTCCCTGCCCCTTCATCTGAGCACCATATCTCTTACCCCAgccatccccctcccccaccccagtACCACCCTAAGGCAGTCtttcccccatccctccctcaccgcGGGTAAGCCTCAatcacctctttctccactgTAAATACTCTCTGTGGCTTCATCCTTCCTGACGTCCCTGCCTCGCTCTTCTCATCGTACCACAAATCGCCCTTCCTCTAGGAAGACTTCCGCCAAAATCAGACCACCATGCACCGCCTCGCTAGTGGTCCCAGAGCCATGATAATGCCGCGACTTTCATTCTACCTCTTCTTACAAACCCTAAAAGGCGCCATGACTGTTGTTGTGGCACTCTaattcttctccctcccatGTATCAAATCATCGTCCTCGCTCCCTTTACATTCGTATTCAATCTCCGGGAGTCACCGAGTCACTTCCATATCGCCTTCACTCCTTTGTCATCGCCGGTAAGGTCTTCATCCTCTCTTAGCGGGAAGATACACACGGACCTTCACGTTTTCTCGGTCACGCAGCACAAGTGTAGGATGCTCAAACTAATGTGCTTTGCTTACCTCCATCTGGGATGTCCtcgagccgagagagagagccaggctACACCAGAATCCTGTCGCTCACGTGCGTCGCAGCGAAAGTCAGTCTCTTTGCGGCTCATACCATCCCAGAGTGGAGAGTTCCCAAGTACTGTTTGAGTCTGAATATCCTTGCGTGCTGAGACTGAACACTCATCCCATCATTATCTCATCACCATCGCACTGTTCCGTCTTCTCATTCATCTTTGTCTAACGGGTAGCATCCCACGGCGCAGCTCATCCTAAATGGGAATATTCCTGCATGCAGATCCTTCACCAGCATGGAACATCAACAATGACGTCTACGATATTGAGCTCTCTAGCAAAACCCGCCGTGA
The sequence above is drawn from the Portunus trituberculatus isolate SZX2019 chromosome 41, ASM1759143v1, whole genome shotgun sequence genome and encodes:
- the LOC123516843 gene encoding uncharacterized protein LOC123516843 codes for the protein MWKEILLVGFASVALRQAEADGGAESLPFHGFLPVEYIRSKQPRGDNQPNDVYQHLQPKAILQNDEDVYYPPTLIGFGLEHGQDPEERVYKVYSKQEVEELRRRQQSKHGKHAKGGKGGHHSKGDHGKAIHNKPVPPPPAPDHQQQPSLPHPPPQHNHHLSQERFPAPSSEHHISYPSHPPPPPQYHPKAVFPPSLPHRG